CGCCTGGCTTGATTCGCCGCGGCCCCTCcccctccctctccctctccccctTGCTCTCGCCGCCTTGGTCCCTTGCGGCCGAGGTCGTGCACCGGAAGAAGACCCCCCTGCATCATCGGTTGGCTTATCGGTTGGCGTGCCCTCACGTGAGGTGTTGCCTTCACCGccatcactagacgagtagtgGCCACGCGCCGTGTGCTTCGTGCGTTTCGAGCCCGACTCGACACCGCCAGCCCACCTTTCAAGGTGGTGGACTTGCGACCAAACATCGACAAACTTGAAATCTTTACCGACGTCGTTTTTAAAGACCTGCAACGCCGCTCTCAAGAGTGTCGGCTCCACTGGCTCTGCTTTGATAATTCGCCTCTTCTACCCTGAATATCGCgcaaaattttttgacatctttgtcgcatcggtccgccgccgctggagtttccatcgtcggacattttttcaacaagttgaGAGAAAGGAATAGATGAGTGTAGTGAATGGAAGAGGAATgagagtagtgtttgtgtgtaaaatggtaAATGGAGTATgaagtatatttatagaataataaaagaaaagaaaagaaatttttcttaaaaaaatcgACCGTTTGATACAACGGTCATTTGAccgtttaatttttatttttttttattaaattcgaatttttcgaatttataaaaaaaaaattattacgtcataattccgacgcccactcgcgggccggcgagtggaCGTCACGCCATACTCCAGCGCGCGTCACGTGGGGCGCGCGCGTcgtctcgccagctcgaggccAGCTTCGCCGGCACGCGTCGCGCGACGAGATGCctcgtctcgtctcgtcgagacgagaccgagacAGCATCGCGTCTGCTATGCGGATTCCCTTATGCCCTCAAGTGATTTAGGGGcaatgagaaagaaaaagttgagaaaaatataaaatatgattaatgaCTTACGCTTTCCAGAGATTCGtggtgatattttttcagGTTCATGGACTTAAAATGGGTAAACTCTATTTTGTAGAGACCAAATTTGATGTTCACTGTATTTATTAGGTACCCAATAGGTTATTTATTTGGatgtaaaaaattatcaaaatagtactcccttttATGACTTGAGGAACAATTCagtccaaaaatatttaaaatatttgaaaaatcatgTGCAATTGCAAAGTTTGATATAAGTGACATGAAGATTATCTcgtgataatttattttctcaatcactaagtgataaaatattattgaagaTTATCTggtgataatttattttctcaatcactaagtgataaaatattattcaaattagaGTGCACAAGCTTTTGCATAAATGccttgttattttattttctaaaattatgtaCATCGtgaattttcaataaattgtgttaaaataatataaagacgggttttgatctatgaaaattagatttaaatacagaaacgcagaatacggtcatacgtagggcatttttaggtcatgctaacaaagcatgacctaaaatgatcttaacatgataTAAACctgaattttataatatagccTAAAATTGCTTAATTATGACTCTTcgtatttttagttaattattgaccattagatcactTAATCATAGGACCAAGATTTGAGCCACATTCctggatttaaatgcatacttattttgatcatcttcCATATAAACAGTATATATAACTTTCCTCATGTAACTCTAGCTGCATATGCACTGATGAACAATGAATTGCTTACttatagaaaaaattgattttaaagcGACTTTTATGCTAAATCAAGTAAACATGTTTTGTAATTAGTTGGGCATATACagtcttaattttttttcttgagtGTGTGTTTGGCATGGTATGATCCGCGATAAGATTTAAAGCTTGGTATGAGTGATACGAAGATCATTAATTTCACGATAATTTATTTCTCGTTCACCgagtaataaataatcattCAAATCCGAATGCATATGAAATTACATAAATGCCctgctattttattttctaaaaattatgtatattttgtaTTCCGTTAAATTGTGTTTCGAACCGCATATAAATATCACTCTCTCATAACCCTAGCCGCATATGCAATGCCGAACAAGGTATCGTTTACTTAAAGCAAAAACCCGATCTCAAAGCGATTTATATGCAGGATCGAGTAATCGTATTatgtatttctcaattttgaGCCATATCAGAGAGATCTTGGCGAAACTTCCTCAAATCGAAGAATTCGAAGGTAATAACCTCAGCCAAAcccaatttattttctcattatttgattatcttacctcaaaagagaaattatacagtgattctaattttctaaaaGTCATTTACATTTTCCATTATTATACACTAGTCGTAGAGTAATTTTGCTATTAGCATCACCAGTTGACCTACGAATATACTATAGGTATGTGTATaatcctttttaatttatgggGTCTTgattttaaacaaattattacatcatgatatttttattctatttgaTTTGAGCAATGAGAGACTGTGTCGGTTTAATTTTCGGGAATTCATGTTTATACTGTGGTGAATTTATTGATGATTTGGTGCGAATTTAGCTTTGTTCcagggaaaaaaatataaatcgaggagatttataatttgtatGTTTAGTATCTACTATATAACAATTTTAAGGGTGCGAATTTAGCTTTGTTCTAggggaaaaaatattaatggaggagatttataatttgtatGTTTTGGTTGTACTACTATAGCAATTTTAAGGgtattggtaaaaaaaatcattaagtTTGGTCCAATATTAGTTTatcttattttgatattttctctcaattgTTTTGTAGTTTGTATGTTTAGGTTGGAGTACAGTATAATCAAATGTGATGCACTGGCAATTTGCAGTTACAATACAATAGATACCCACTTAATCttcatttttaaagttttcaATGAATCATTTCATGCTCgtgaaattaatataatttgtatcttttaaattaaaaataccccaatgaatcattttatatctgtaaaattaatacaatttgcatcttttaaatttaaaaattccgATGAATCATTTCATACACGTGAAATTAATACAATTTGCCATAATTAAAAGATACAAATTGTATTAATTTCACATGTATGAAATGATTCAtcagaaatttataatttaaaagatgcaaattatattaatatcacAAGCATGAAATGATTTATcgggaaatttctaatttaaaagatGCAAACTGTATTAATTTCACAGGTACGAAACAATTTATTGGAAACTTTAAAAACTGAAGGTGAGTGTGTATGTATCTGTATAGTAAATGTAAATtgcctaaaaaattaaaaggcaaaaaatgaaattagggGCGGGAGAAATGGAATGAATCGAAATTTCCAgcccaaaatttcaaatttcatctACGGTTTCGATTGGTCCATCACACATCACACGGATCGACCCTTAATCCAACGGCCCTGATCGCGCTCAGCCTTAGCTCACCAGCACCAGCCCCTCTATAAAATCACAATCTCCGATTTCCCATTTCACCACCCAACGACGCATCCGAGAAACACGTTCAGCTTCAATACTCACAAAGGGTTCAATTGTCATTTCAAATGGAGGCTGCCGCTAAACCGAAGAAGGGCGCTGGAGGGAGGAAGGGCGGCGGCCCCAAGAAGAAGCCGATCTCCCGCTCCGTCAGAGCCGGCCTCCAGTTTCCCGTCGGCCGAATTGGCCGGTACTTGAAGAAAGGCCGCTACGCGCAGCGTGTCGGCACTGGTGCGCCGGTGTACATGGCTGCCGTTCTCGAGTATTTAGCTGCTGAGGTAAAAGGATTATGTGATGCGTTTAATTCGTTGTTTTGATCTGTGATGCGATTGGCTTAGTTCATTAGGTCCAGCATTGAATTGCGGTGTGGATCTGAGATTGCGCTATCGTGTTTCAATTATGATTGTTGATTTGTCGAAATTGATTGGATTTCAGGTGTTGGAGTTGGCTGGAAATGCGGCCAGGGATAACAAGAAGAACAGGATCATCCCGAGGCATGTTCTGTTGGCTGTGAGGAATGATGAGGAGCTGGGGAAGTTGTTGCAGGGTGTGACCATTGCTCATGGCGGTGTGCTTCCGAACATCAATCCGGTGCTGTTGCCGAAGAAGACTGGCGGTGACAAGCCTGCCAAGGAGCAGAAGCCGGCCAAGGCTGCGAAATCACCGAAGAAAGCTGCGGCTTAGATTATGAAAAATTTGGTGCAgcgatttttatttgtatgttttttttggcTTAGAATGGGATCCAGCGGGATATAGTTAAAAGGATGTAATTATATAGTGCTGTTGATTAGAGCCCATTTTCAATGTCAATCAAGTTTAAGTCAGCCACTTTTTGCGGATCGCGTTTGGTTTCTTCGTTATTTCTCTTCTGAATTTTGTTCGTTCTGCTGTTTGAATCGATGATTATTCTGTGGGAATCGTTCGCTGAGATTTGCCGTTTCGTTTTGTTCATCATCTGACGGTAAGAATTAGATTCCCAACAAAAATCCGTcgttttcattttcctttattctcccttttctaatagtagtatttttaaaaaaaatattgctcAGAATCGATTTTACAGAGGCAATGGTATTGTTTATAATAGGTGTGGATGGGGTCAGTTACAAACTTCCTCGAGAAATAAtctaacataaaataaaggaGCACTATAGCTCACCTTTTTAATCCCTTGTGGAGGAAAGTTGAATCTTTACAGAGGATGCGTTTCTTGCAAAAGATTCGTCCCGCCTTTACTTCGCCGCTCTATAGATGCCTCGTACGGCGGCACATGCAACTATTCGTCGGaggtctctctctcttttcttccTTCGCATTTTCAAATGTGCGCAATGTCTCTCCTAGTCTCCTTACTAGGGTCTCTGAAATAAATTGGTCTCTTGACTAGCTTGCTTGGACCTAACTGTGGTTCTATTTCCTGCTCGATGAAATGCTCCAATGAAGGCTGAAGGTTTACACAGTTTATTTGCAAATTAGTAAAAGAAGCATGATATATACTTGTTCAGTTGCTTTCATGGTTGAAGCGTAAACAACGATATGTGGAAATGATTAATTTGCTGTTGACACAATTATATAAGAACTGTTCCCTAACAAGTTCCAGTATGACTCAAAAAACTGATGATTTTCCAAGAATGTTTCAAAGGTCTAAGTAGATAAGGACCATTTGATTGTAATATCCTGAATTCAATAAGTGTACATTAGTAGAAGATGGTCACTCTCTTAAATAATGGAAAGCTTTCTGCTTGCAGGACTCTCTTATGATACCAATGAAACTGTGCTGAAGGATGCATTCGACAGCTATGGTAAAATAGTCGAAGGTGGGGGAGTTACAAATTATGATTTACTCGAGATTTTTGTGGCAtggaaatgattttataaCATCAGCAGTTAAGGTAATATGTGATCGTGTGAGTGGAAAATCAAGAGGATATGGATTTGTGCGCTACTCTTCCGAAGCAGAAGCAAACAAAGCCTTGAAAGAAATGGACGGCCAGGTATGCTCAAAGAGTCAGCTACATTTTTCTCACATGCCCAAGTATCTTTGGTTAAGTAACATTCTTACATAGTGCTCCCTGTATTTTGTGGTTTTTTACAGTTGCTTGATGGCAGGAATATCCGAATTCACTATGCTCACAGAGGGGGAAGCAAGGAACTCAGGGTTAGGCCTAAAACTCTGAACCTTTGTGTCTTTATATCCACCATATAATCCTATTTTCCTTCTTCCCTTGATCTATATCTGGCTTAGTTTAAACCTTTCCTActtttgattgattttctcatttccattttctatCTTGCTTAGTTTGACCATTTCAAAGCTTAAGACCTCTCTTCAATAGATGCCAGCACCATACTGGTAACTTGCACATTTTGAGATCAGATTTTCCATGCACATCCTTTAGAACTGAGAATCAGTTTGTCAGAGATTACATTTTACAATGATCAAGGAACTGATACTGAAGGGTATGTTGAAGAAGCTACAGTCTTCACATAATGAAAAGAGGAGAGAAAACACTGTATCCatccaaatatagaaaatgaagTATAAACAAATCAAGATTCAAATGAATATGTtagaaagaatatttaaattcactTGTAAAAGAGGACACAATACAATTTGTTAGGGGTGGGAGGTTGGATCTATCCCAACAGAAATTCCAACACATAAAAGAGGTCTATTTTCTGCCTTTTTATGTGGGTCCTTACTCCTTGGCTTCTATATGCATTATTGTTTTTAagtttagttaattaaaaagtttctCTATTGAAACATAGATTAACGTTCTTTTATAACTGAATCTTATGTTGGTTACTACTCCTTTGATGTTAAGAATCGTCAGTCTCCCtctaaattttgtttcctGCCGGACGTTTGTTAGTTTGTCCAACATAATGATGGTGTAAGCAAGTTAAGCTATTGCAGTCTTCCCTAGTTTTAGTATCATTTTGCTGGTGGGATTTGTGACAGGCCAGCAGCCTAGACATTattgatttcaaataataGGGATGCGAAGACTGATAAAGATGGGAAAATGAGAACAGTATAAGGGGGGAGCTGATAAAGTGAAACGGAATTCCTGCACCATGCTCGATTATCTCGTTCTTGCATCTCCTTAGATAACTCATTAGTTGCAAGAAAGGCAATAAAATGTATTCCACATCTGGTGCTCCTATATTCTTTCTGAGCATGTTACCGAATCAAATCTAATACATTGAGTGATTGGGTCCAATCAATGTTTCTAATATGTACTCATTCTTTTAGTTACTGCTGCCTCCTATATTCAGTTCATTTCTCCATCTCAAGCTACCTCAATAAATTATCATTCAAGGGAAGGTCACTATCCCCATATTGGATGTCCATATCATGAAAGAAATATCTTATCATGTGACTGGTCAGAAACAGAAGTTATACTGAActagaattttattaaatatacataattcTCTTGCCCAGTCTTTTGGCAAGTGACCTAAATTTGAATAGTTCTATGGGTCGAGCAAGAGATAATAATAGCAACAGACTAATAAAGTTGTTTCTTCATTGCTGTTATCGACTTATATAGCATAATGATTTTTCATTCTCTAAAACACTTGACATGGGGCGTAGAGTTTGGAAGATGACTGCATTTTCCTTCTGAGGTTTATTTAGTTCCTCACAGAATCTGTTACTGGAGTTGCACACCAAGTGAAACTTCTGATCAGCTAAAAGTATTCATCTCACGCTGAGGTAGCATCATCTCTTCCTTTAGCAAGTAGATCTGGATTATTACTTTTCTGCTAGAGGTGTCACTCTTTTATACGATCCTATAAATATGAGTCTTGATACACTTACAAAAAGCTAGTATGGAACTTCAGGAGTCATAGTTCTGGAGGAGTATTTTGTACTGCATTAATAGCTAACAAGGTCCAACACTTGGCTTGGTAATTGACCTCTTATGTAATTTCCACACATTGTTCCATTCTCTGAATCAGGGTCTTTACTAGCATGAATAGAATTCAATTTAGTATCATCCTGCATCCTAAAAGAGTTCCTGAAAAGGAGCTGGAAAAGATTGATTCTCTTTTTCGTcaatttactttatttggCATACGGTGCAGCATCTGCAAATTGTCTATAAATAGTCCAACTCGGAAACAATCATCACCGTATCCTTATTCTCTCAGGAAAGGGACCCTGAATGAAGTCTCCTATGATGCTTCACTGCATAGATGCTGTTAGAGATACATTTGTACTTTTGCTAAAAATGTTCGCATCAAACCTTCACATCACCTAGTACTGCTCGGTGGTTGAATTAGCTGCCTAGGTTGGTTTCTGGAAAACTGGTTATACGAGTCTCTGTCCCAGTTAGTGTGCAAAGGCAGTTGTCTTTATTTACCAACATAATTTTTCAGTAGTCAGTTATATATCTTTTGATAAGAAGTCAGTACATGAAACAGTAACTGACAGAATGTGAATTATGTATCTATGAGACACCACATCCTTTGATAAGGCTGCAATTTACTTGTGCTCCCACAATATAAATCTTGCCTCTCcctcgaaaaaaaaaaaattattgctTCAATAGGTTGACTAACCAGTTTCTGATATGTCCTCAACTTCTGATGGCTTAAAATTTGATCGGACTGCCATGATTTTGTCCTTATTATTGCATGCCTCAGCAAATGTAAATGCTTGCACTATGATTCTATGCACGTCTCTCTGTGAAAGAAAGACACTGACTTACGTTTTGTATCAGGATGAGTGCTCTTCAACATCTATAGAATAATAGAAGGCTCCCAACACTCAGATTTTCCTCTCTTATGAATTGAAGTCAACAAAGAAGATTTAGTTATCAGCCTCTTGCTTCAAGACCTTCCCTTGTTTGTATGCTTTTGCACCTGGTGACAGATATGAGATATCAGCTGAGTATTATCATGAGAGGACACAAGTTTGATGGATTGGCTGCAGTAAGttaattccaaaaattgcAGATATGATACTATATTTAGTATTTCATCTCAGAGTAAATTGCTAAGGCTACACTTAATTCCGTTCACTCAGAATGTTACAGAAATTCATCAACTTTTGTTTGCCGGGATTCTTAATTTTCATACATCGCGTGAAAATTAGAGTGCTGATGTTTCagttttatatgtattatCTTTATAAAACAAGTTGTGTGGTTTTAACTTTATGCAATAAACTCTTGAGTTAACATTATGTTTGTGCGATAAGAAATGGTGAAATTATGCAAACTACGAATTCTAGtgtaatagtactatttactCATCTTAAAagaatactactactactactgtTCAGTTAactgaaaaaatagaaaactcaTTATGTGACTTGGAGTTTTAGCATAAGCAAAACTTTACAATTAtcacttatatataaattcaaagaAATTTCTGAAATTCTAAATGGAAGGATCAAACCAACgactaataatattagtactattatctttggtttcaaaaaataataattataattgtattcttttttgttatgaattactctctccatcccgatgtcacatttctctttttggaaaaagttctctgcCACATgaacataaaaattatattttctctcttcatttaacacacaaaacaaaatctcctaaaatcttgtgccgtctcacaagtgtgacatcttttgtgggacggatgaagtaattGATTATATTCCTTTCTAGACATACCAATTTAAATTagtcattttctattttaaaaaaataataaaattttaatcttcGTTATCTCTtgctattttattatcttttcgctaatttaatattttaattaatttcccgTATTATTCTCCGAACTATTTAGGGCTCAATATCTAAATTGCACACTTTGTGGACTATACTACGAATTCAATAAAAGTAGAAGGACTAATTGCGAGATCTACTAATTTACCATTCCGTAACCAGTCACACGGAGACGAGGAACATACAGCCTTTCGACAATGGCGTGGAGGGGACAGCTTTCTCGAAATTTGAAGGAGCTTCGCATCTTATTCGCTCCTAATTCGGCTTCCAGCTCTTCCACTAGGTTTTTGCCAATCCATTCTCAATTCTATTTTGTCAAGCACATTTGTTTGGTCATGTATTCTAATTGATTGTCTGCGCTTCGTCTTTGTTTGAACAGAGCTTTCATCGAGAACAATTACAAGGATCTGAAGACAAAAAACCCTAAGCTCCCCATTTTGATCCGCGAGGCCACTGGCATCGAGCCTCAGCTTTGGGCGAGATATGGTAATTTGCTTATTTCTATGTTCATATAGATCCAAGTTTATCAGACGCTCTTCTGCGCtaacctttttctctttaggCCGATTTCggtgtttttttaatgttttcgCGAGTTAGATTGCTAGCTAGGGCAATTACCAGTTCCAATCAATTTCAGCCGAATACCATGAGAACTTTTTCTACAGATGACGAatgttttttgaattttaaactGTATTGCATTCCAATTTAGAATACTGGATGAAGTCGCCGCGCGATTAGGGCACAGAGTAATGTGGTAGAAGCACTTTTTGGGGTTTTTATACGTAGAAATTAGGTACATATTGGATTCATAAATTGAGTCACACAATGTGCGCTGTTAATGAGTTCAATGGTCCAATTTGCTGGTAGAGCTCTAACTTTTCATTTATCTGATTCAAAACCACATAACCATCTGACGCTGCTGCATATGTGAATATCTATAGAGTAGAAGTTGCAACAATCCAGTTTCAAACATAAAATGCTAGTTTGAGAACTTCAGTTTCACTTTGACGTCTTTCTTTCAAATTCGTGCTCTGGCCTTTGCAGTCCATCCTGAGCACTTTATCCTGTTTTTATTTCGAGTTTCCGACAACAACTGATATATGCCAGTATTAGCACAATACTATGATAACTTTCACTAATAGTTATTTGCATTAATCTAGGATTTGGCGTGGAAAGGGGAGTACGCCTGGAAGGTTTGAGTGAGGAACAGATTTCTAAGGCTCTTGAGGACCTTAATAAAGCAGGGGAAGAAGCCCTTCAAAGCTGAGACATCTCCAACTGGGTTCCTAGACAAATAATATGTCAGCCAAAGTTTGTGGAGGTTGATTTTCTATTTCGAATCATAACAATTGTTTCAGTTGATCAGATGGTTGTTTGTCATTCATAAAATGTTATTGACGACAAATGCTAAGCCTCTTATGGAACGTTCTACTCACAAAAATCTTTGTTCCATTAAGTATTCCTAATGTTTCACTTCCTGCCTTGATGATAGGAGAAGACTTTATGTGTTCTGCTTGGTTTATGAGAATCTGCATCTTTGGTATTATGCTTGTTCTATGAAGTGAATTTTGTacttgtgtaatttttatggCTTGTTCTATGTCATCTGTTTGTACACACAATCTCTGCAGTATGATTAGATAGTTTGATAGTGATCTCAGATCTGCATTCTATATTCTGGTTACTTTGTCCAAACTCAAGTTCATATGGACAAATTTTAGTGGTCGCCTTGAGAAGAAAGAGCACCGGTATTGTATCAAGCATCATACAATTTTAGTGAAAAAATTTCATAGCAAGGCAGACTCGCAATATAAGGTTGCGTTATAGATACATCATTCCTATAGTGCATAATCAAAGACCAAATCCGTCTCATTGGATCAATAAACCAATCGTCTAGATTAAGTATCCCATGTATCGTTTTGTAGCAGATTTAGGTCATTATATGGGTATATTAGTCATGATGGTTTTGGGTCAAGGGAAATCGAAAATTAaggattaaaattaagtaaactAGGGTATTATGCATATGGAGTACATTAAACTAGAATTGGTAGCCAATTTGAAAGTACacaaatagtatttttttagaattatatgCATTGAGCTTAGGGCATCATGTACATTGTCGTATGATATTGTAACAATGCAATAGGCAATGCAGACCATTATAAATGTATacaaattacattttttgCACAAAATTCTTCATCTGAACGTATGCAAGATttcattagagcatccacaatagggtGGACACTTTGGCTGGACACTTTTACGTTTTTTGTCCATagccactttttatttgtccacggccacaaaaaaaagtttccgcagcaatagtggacactttttttagccacatttcactttattttatttgttgttaattttaattcaattacaattaaaattatcggactaaaaataattagataaaaacggctaataaaacaaattaaaattgaa
The nucleotide sequence above comes from Salvia hispanica cultivar TCC Black 2014 chromosome 5, UniMelb_Shisp_WGS_1.0, whole genome shotgun sequence. Encoded proteins:
- the LOC125190208 gene encoding probable histone H2A.2, with the protein product MEAAAKPKKGAGGRKGGGPKKKPISRSVRAGLQFPVGRIGRYLKKGRYAQRVGTGAPVYMAAVLEYLAAEVLELAGNAARDNKKNRIIPRHVLLAVRNDEELGKLLQGVTIAHGGVLPNINPVLLPKKTGGDKPAKEQNFLLAGLSYDTNETVLKDAFDSYGKIVEVKVICDRVSGKSRGYGFVRYSSEAEANKALKEMDGQLLDGRNIRIHYAHRGGSKELRDECSSTSIE
- the LOC125187343 gene encoding NADH dehydrogenase [ubiquinone] 1 alpha subcomplex subunit 2, which encodes MAWRGQLSRNLKELRILFAPNSASSSSTRAFIENNYKDLKTKNPKLPILIREATGIEPQLWARYGFGVERGVRLEGLSEEQISKALEDLNKAGEEALQS